The Clostridia bacterium DNA segment ATCTGCTGCTCCAATTTCTGAATTTCAACTTCTTTACCGGCTAAGTCAAAGAGAGCTCCTAAGCCTTAGTTCTAACGCCTCCAGTTGTTCTCTTTTACGACTATATTCTTCCATCTGATTCTTCATATTTTCCTACTTTCCACAGCAATGCTTATATTTTTTCCCGCTACCACAAGGGCATGGCTCATTTCGTCCAATTTTCTTGCTCCGTTGAACCGGTTTTTTTTCGGTGTCCTCACCCCGGTTTTGATGTAAATTCCTAGCTGTCTGTTGGGGTTCAACCAACATGACCCTGTAGATCAGCCTTGTTACATCTTCTTTAATGCTCGCAATCATGTTTTCAAACATGTCATAGCCTTCAAACTTAAACTCTACCAAAGGATCTCTCTGACCATAGGCACGAAGTCCAATACCATCCTTCAAATCATCCATCGCGTCAATGTGGTCCATCCACTTTTCATCCACCACTTTGAGAAGTACGATGCGTTCCAATTTACGCATGACCTCTTCGGTGAGCTTCTGTTCACGAATCCGGTAAAGATCATGTGCCTGCTTAATAAAGCGTTCCGCAACCTCCTCAGGAGATAATTTAAGTAACTCGTCCTTTTTAAGAGCATTCGCAGGGAAATAGGTCTGACTGGCAAAAGCCAACAGTCCATCTAAGTCCCATTCTTCCACAAATTCACTCTGATGGTCAAAGCGACCAATGGACTCTCGAATTACATCGTCGATCATGCCTAGGACCTGTTCTCGCAGATTTTCCTCCATCAATACTTGACGTCGTTGCTTGTAAATCACTTCCCGCTGTTGGTTCATCACGTTATCGTATTCTAATACATTCTTCCGAATGTCAAAGTTTCTCGCCTCTACTTTTTTCTGGGCAGATTCGATCGATTTACTAAGCAAGGGATGGTTAATCGGCATCGAATCATCCATACCCATCTTATCCATCAGGCCCTTCATGTTTTCTCCACCAAATAAGCGCATGATTTTATCTTCCATCGAAACGAAGAACACACTTGAACCGGGATCGCCTTGACGTCCGGCCCGTCCCCTCAATTGATTGTCAATACGTCTAGACTCATGACGCTCCGTACCCACAATATGTAATCCGCCCAATTCTTTTACGCCTTCTCCTAAAACAATATCTGTTCCACGTCCAGCCATATTGGTAGCAATCGTTACCATATCGATTTCACCAGCACGTGATACAATCTCAGCTTCTTGCTCATGGTGCTTGGCATTAAGAATTTGGTAATTAATTTTTTTCTTGTCCAGCATACGGCCCAGCATCTCAGAATTTTCAATAGAAATCGTTCCTACTAACACCGGTTGACGTCCGGCATGACGTTCTACGATTTCTTCCACGACTGCCTCATACTTACCTTGTTCTGTCCGATATACCCGGTCATCCGCATCAATACGAACCGTTGGTTTATTGGTTGGAATAACTACTACATCGGTTCCATAAATGGAGGTAAACTCCTGTTCTTCAGTCTTGGCTGTACCAGTCATACCAGAAAGCTTTTTATACATACGGAAATAGTTTTGGAAAGTAATCGTTGCTAGGGTCTGCGATTCTCTTGCAATCTTAACATTCTCTTTTGCCTCAATCGCCTGGTGTAAGCCAGCAGAATAGCGCCGTCCAAACATTAACCTTCCGGTAAATTCGTCTACAATGACCACTTCACCATCTCTCACCACATAGTTGACATCTTTCTTCATCAGCATGTGAGCCTTAAGTCCTTGGTTAACATGGTGTCCTAGCTCTGCATTTGCCCCTTCATAGATACTGTCTACCCCCAAGATTTTTTCCACTCGAGAAAGACCTTCTTCTGTCAGGATTACATTTTTTTCCTTTTCTTCAACTGTAAAATCCACATCCCGTTTCAACATAGGAATCATTTTGGCAATGGTATAGTAAAGCTCAGTCGGCTTATCCGCCTGTCCGGAAATGATGAGTGGCGTTCTAGCTTCATCGATCAGAATGCTATCCACCTCATCCACAATCACGTAATTCAGTTTTTGTTGAACCAATCTCTCTGGGGTGTTGGCCATATTATCCCGCAGGTAATCAAACCCAAACTCATTGTTTGTTCCGTAAATAATATCCTTTTTATATTCTTCTCTTCGTACTTCCGGCTCCACACCATGGATTATGAGTCCAGTTGAAAGCCCCAAAAATTCATAGAGGGGACCCATCCATTCTGAGTCTCTTCGTGCTAGATAGTCGTTGACTGTAATGACATGAACTCCATCTCCTGTAAGAGCATTTAAATAACAAGGCAAGGTAGCAACCAAGGTCTTACCTTCACCAGTCTTCATCTCAGCCACACGGCCTTGGTGCAATACGATCCCCCCGATTAACTGCACATCGTAGTGACGCATACCGAGTACTCTAACTGCCGCCTCACGAACCACAGCAAAAGCTTCTGGTAAGAGCTGGTCCAACGTCTCACCCGCGGCCACTCTAGCCTGAAATTCAGGTGTTTTTGCTTTCAACTCTACATCACTTAGTTTTTGCATCAAAGGCTCAATTTCATTAATTTTCTTTACCAAGGGCTCCAACTTTTTGAGATCTCTTTTATTCTCATCAAATAACCCCATAATTTTTTTAATCATGTTTTCTCCTTGTATTATGAACTTATAGCAAGCTATAGTTCAAAAGTATTTTGATATAATTTACATAGTGCTGTGGATTAGTGCTTTCTCCTATAGCTTTGACTATTTCGTAAAGGCTCTAACCACATCTCTATGTTTTTTTGTTAATGAGTTAGATAACACGTAGATGTTTTATCTCGGGCAAGGTTACATGACATAGATGCTTGTGGAGCGCAGCAACTTTTTAGTAAAGGATGTGTCACTATGATCTATGTTGGTATCGATGTCGCCAAGAATAAACATGACTGCTTTATTGTTGATTCGGAGGGTGAAATCATCCATAACGTATTCACCTTCAAAAACTCTCGCCAGGGTTTCAACCTATTACTGCAAACCATTCCTGACGTGAGTCACTCGCAAATACTAATAGGACTTGAAGCCACTGGACATTACAGCAATAATCTCATCAACTTCCTGACAGAAAACAATCTTCCCGTGATTATTCTCAATCCTCTGCAAACCAGTCTTTTCAGAAAAGCTCAAACGCTTAGAAAGACCAAAACAGATTCGGTTGATGCAAAAACCATTACTATGATGCTCAGAACAGGTGACTTCAAATCCCACTCACCTGTATCTTACCACCATAGAGAGCTCAAGTCACTTTCTAGACACCGATCGCGTCTTGTCAAAACCAGAGCTTCTTACAAAATGTCCATCACTAGATTGTTAGATATCGTTTTCCCGGAGCTCCCAGCCTTGGTCTGGTCTATCCATCAGGCTTCTGTCTATCAGCTCCTACTGGCTTTTCCTAACACTCGAGAAATTGCCGATGCTCACCTAACCAAGCTTACTCATGTCCTTAGTAAAGCTTCCCATGGACGTTATGGAAAAGAAGAAGCTGTAGCTATTCGTGATTCTGCCAGAACATCTATTGGCACATGTTCACCATCTTTATCCTATGAACTTAAGCAAACCATTCACTTGATACAAAACCTGCAGAACGAGATTAAAGAGCTGGATCAAATAATTGAACAGCTTGTTGGTGAACTGAATTCTCCCTTGCTCAGCATACCTGGCATTTCCCATCGGTTGGCAGCTGTCATCCTCTCGGAAATCGGAGACATCACCAGGTTTGAATCTCCCGCTAAGCTGCTTGCCTTCGCAGGGTTGGATCCATCCACACATCAGTCTGGCAAGTTCACAGCGACTCAAACCAGAATGGTCAAGCGAGGATCCCCTTACTTGCGCTGGGCCCTCTTGCAAGCCGCCAGGTTGATTGTGATGCGAGATGCGACCTTCAAAGAGTACTATAAGAAGAAACGTTCTGAAGGCAAACATCACTATGTCGCTCTGTCTCATACAACTAAAAAGCTGATCCGGGTCATCTTTAAACTATTGTCTAGCAACCAGAACTACGTCGAGCAGTAGTAACTAGTTGAAATTGTTTGCCACATGTAGCAAAATTGCTACGTCTTTTTATGATGCGAAAATCCCCATTATAGTTCTCTTGAACAATTAAATGTTTTGCTTGACTTCATATAGTTAGTCTTTAAGTAGCTCTAATTGAAGTGTGCTAAAAAAATCTACACTGCTTATTATAACCCATTTCGTTCATGAATACCTTCACTTATACATAAAAAAACGCCGGATTTCCGGCGTCTTTTATAGATATTTACTGTTCCGATTCAATTATTCCATAGTGACCATCTTTTCTAGCATAAATTACATTGACATTGCCATTGGCTGCATTGGTGAATACAAAGAATGTATGTCCCAACATATCCATCTGCATCACGGCTTCTTCCTCAGTCATCGGCTTCAATTGGAAACTCTTTCTCCGAATAATGCCGGGTTCTTCAACAGGCTCACTATCCTGCTTGAATGCTTCTAAATTAATTTTTTTTACCCCGCGGTTCTTATTCTTACGATCCAATTTTTCTTTGTGTTTTAAATACTGCTTCTCCAAATTATCTAAAGCGCGATCAATGCTCAAATACATATCTTCAGATCTTTGCTCGGCTCTAAGGAAATAGCTATGGTAGTGAACTGTTAATTCTGCAATATGGACACCACTTTCTACTCGAAGTAGCACAGCACCATCTGCATCATCATCAAAATACTT contains these protein-coding regions:
- a CDS encoding IS110 family transposase is translated as MIYVGIDVAKNKHDCFIVDSEGEIIHNVFTFKNSRQGFNLLLQTIPDVSHSQILIGLEATGHYSNNLINFLTENNLPVIILNPLQTSLFRKAQTLRKTKTDSVDAKTITMMLRTGDFKSHSPVSYHHRELKSLSRHRSRLVKTRASYKMSITRLLDIVFPELPALVWSIHQASVYQLLLAFPNTREIADAHLTKLTHVLSKASHGRYGKEEAVAIRDSARTSIGTCSPSLSYELKQTIHLIQNLQNEIKELDQIIEQLVGELNSPLLSIPGISHRLAAVILSEIGDITRFESPAKLLAFAGLDPSTHQSGKFTATQTRMVKRGSPYLRWALLQAARLIVMRDATFKEYYKKKRSEGKHHYVALSHTTKKLIRVIFKLLSSNQNYVEQ
- the raiA gene encoding ribosome-associated translation inhibitor RaiA, whose protein sequence is MKVLVRTKGTEVTDPLRVYAENKLQSMDKYFDDDADGAVLLRVESGVHIAELTVHYHSYFLRAEQRSEDMYLSIDRALDNLEKQYLKHKEKLDRKNKNRGVKKINLEAFKQDSEPVEEPGIIRRKSFQLKPMTEEEAVMQMDMLGHTFFVFTNAANGNVNVIYARKDGHYGIIESEQ
- the secA gene encoding preprotein translocase subunit SecA, with protein sequence MIKKIMGLFDENKRDLKKLEPLVKKINEIEPLMQKLSDVELKAKTPEFQARVAAGETLDQLLPEAFAVVREAAVRVLGMRHYDVQLIGGIVLHQGRVAEMKTGEGKTLVATLPCYLNALTGDGVHVITVNDYLARRDSEWMGPLYEFLGLSTGLIIHGVEPEVRREEYKKDIIYGTNNEFGFDYLRDNMANTPERLVQQKLNYVIVDEVDSILIDEARTPLIISGQADKPTELYYTIAKMIPMLKRDVDFTVEEKEKNVILTEEGLSRVEKILGVDSIYEGANAELGHHVNQGLKAHMLMKKDVNYVVRDGEVVIVDEFTGRLMFGRRYSAGLHQAIEAKENVKIARESQTLATITFQNYFRMYKKLSGMTGTAKTEEQEFTSIYGTDVVVIPTNKPTVRIDADDRVYRTEQGKYEAVVEEIVERHAGRQPVLVGTISIENSEMLGRMLDKKKINYQILNAKHHEQEAEIVSRAGEIDMVTIATNMAGRGTDIVLGEGVKELGGLHIVGTERHESRRIDNQLRGRAGRQGDPGSSVFFVSMEDKIMRLFGGENMKGLMDKMGMDDSMPINHPLLSKSIESAQKKVEARNFDIRKNVLEYDNVMNQQREVIYKQRRQVLMEENLREQVLGMIDDVIRESIGRFDHQSEFVEEWDLDGLLAFASQTYFPANALKKDELLKLSPEEVAERFIKQAHDLYRIREQKLTEEVMRKLERIVLLKVVDEKWMDHIDAMDDLKDGIGLRAYGQRDPLVEFKFEGYDMFENMIASIKEDVTRLIYRVMLVEPQQTARNLHQNRGEDTEKKPVQRSKKIGRNEPCPCGSGKKYKHCCGK